Proteins from a single region of Thermococcus sp. EP1:
- the nagA gene encoding N-acetylglucosamine-6-phosphate deacetylase, translated as MSRAVLTNARVITPFEEIYPGTVEIENGIIKRVYAGRNPSGEDLEGKIIVPGFIDVHTHGIGGFDVTYSAMSGSEQEVEEALIKMSEKYLMHGVTLFLPTTVTAPHEVLLIAAKGVKNVINYQKDQLAGAKIGGLHLEGPYINKEKKGAQNPEFIRLPNIQELKEYWEASEGNIKTVTIAPEVEGALEFIQYARSLGIYVSLGHTNATYKEAKAAIYAGANRASHLYNAMRPINHREPGVIIATIESPQVYLELICDLIHISPRIIHFTLKHAGVERIVTITDSIIATDFPDGKYSLGGLEVIVKDGVCRLKDGTLAGSTLTMDKALKNLVEIGVPLKDAIRTMTYNPAKALGIHKAGAILPGYLADLVILDRDLHIDSVYIHGEKILTP; from the coding sequence ATGTCAAGAGCAGTTTTAACCAACGCTCGAGTGATTACCCCTTTTGAGGAAATTTACCCGGGGACCGTTGAAATTGAAAATGGAATAATAAAAAGGGTTTATGCGGGAAGAAATCCAAGTGGTGAAGACCTGGAGGGCAAAATAATCGTTCCAGGGTTCATTGATGTACACACCCACGGAATAGGGGGATTTGACGTTACCTACAGTGCTATGAGTGGCTCAGAGCAGGAAGTTGAAGAAGCCCTGATCAAGATGAGCGAGAAATATTTAATGCATGGAGTAACTCTTTTTCTCCCTACTACTGTGACTGCACCTCATGAGGTTCTTTTAATTGCAGCTAAGGGAGTAAAAAATGTAATTAATTATCAAAAGGATCAGCTCGCAGGAGCAAAGATTGGAGGACTCCACTTAGAAGGGCCTTATATAAACAAGGAAAAGAAAGGGGCCCAAAATCCAGAGTTTATACGTCTTCCTAACATTCAAGAACTTAAAGAATACTGGGAAGCTTCTGAAGGCAACATAAAAACCGTAACTATTGCTCCAGAAGTTGAGGGAGCACTGGAGTTCATACAGTACGCAAGGAGTCTTGGGATATACGTCTCATTAGGGCACACAAATGCAACTTACAAAGAAGCAAAAGCTGCTATATATGCTGGAGCTAATAGAGCAAGCCATTTATACAATGCTATGAGGCCCATTAACCACAGAGAGCCAGGGGTTATTATTGCCACTATCGAAAGTCCACAAGTTTATCTAGAACTCATATGTGACCTTATCCACATCTCTCCCAGAATTATCCACTTCACTTTGAAACATGCAGGAGTAGAGAGAATCGTTACAATTACAGATTCAATAATCGCAACAGACTTTCCAGATGGAAAATACTCCCTAGGAGGGTTAGAGGTAATTGTCAAAGATGGAGTCTGCAGACTAAAAGATGGAACTCTCGCAGGCAGCACTCTCACTATGGATAAAGCATTAAAGAATCTTGTTGAAATTGGAGTTCCTCTAAAGGACGCGATTAGAACTATGACATATAACCCCGCGAAAGCTTTAGGAATTCACAAAGCTGGGGCAATATTGCCCGGGTATTTGGCAGATTTAGTGATTCTAGACAGAGATCTACATATAGATTCAGTATACATACACGGAGAAAAAATACTAACTCCATAA
- a CDS encoding sulfite exporter TauE/SafE family protein, which translates to MLIFTFLGFLVGTLVGLTGIGGGALMTPALIFFGVEPVVAIGTDLLYATVTRIFGVFFHHKNNELRFDLALRLFIGSLPAIVLGNFLLREIDRTVLNEYLTLLLGSVLLITSTLSLIRGEIKVPIRPRREYLYLLGFVVGLTVQFTSVGAGVIVSFALMNLARVNPREVVGVTIVYGLALSSFSFLNYALLGRVDYYIALFLALGTLPGVYLGTHINTKVDKERLKKMINITILLIGVLVLIGR; encoded by the coding sequence ATGCTTATCTTTACTTTTCTTGGCTTTCTTGTGGGAACTCTAGTTGGCCTCACCGGAATAGGCGGTGGGGCTTTGATGACCCCAGCTTTGATTTTCTTTGGGGTAGAGCCAGTTGTAGCCATCGGCACAGATTTGCTCTATGCAACTGTCACAAGGATTTTTGGTGTCTTTTTCCATCATAAGAATAATGAATTAAGGTTTGATCTGGCCTTAAGGCTCTTTATCGGAAGTTTGCCAGCCATAGTACTGGGAAACTTCCTCTTGAGAGAAATTGACAGGACGGTTTTGAACGAGTATCTCACCCTCCTCTTGGGCAGTGTGCTCTTAATTACATCTACATTGAGCCTGATTAGGGGGGAAATTAAAGTCCCAATAAGGCCGAGAAGAGAGTATCTATATCTTCTGGGTTTTGTTGTGGGTTTAACTGTTCAGTTCACTTCCGTTGGTGCTGGAGTAATTGTGAGCTTTGCCTTAATGAACCTTGCTAGAGTTAACCCAAGGGAAGTTGTTGGTGTCACGATAGTTTACGGGTTGGCTTTGTCTTCTTTCAGTTTCCTGAATTATGCTCTCCTTGGTAGAGTGGATTACTATATAGCTCTCTTTTTAGCCCTTGGAACACTTCCAGGTGTCTATTTGGGGACCCATATTAACACAAAAGTCGATAAAGAGAGGCTGAAAAAGATGATAAACATTACAATACTCCTTATCGGAGTTTTGGTGCTTATTGGGAGATGA
- the cysC gene encoding adenylyl-sulfate kinase: MSEKTQKSLENGFTIWLTGPSGAGKTVLAHALKKKLKSMGYRVEILDGDVIRKTLYPELGFSKEAREMHNRIVIHMAKLLSRNGVITIVSLISPYKAVREYARKEIGNFIEVYVYAPLEVRIQRDPKGLYKKAMRGEIKGLTGYDGVYEEPENPEVRVDSSKMTPEEEVEAVLKKAKELGYL, from the coding sequence ATGAGCGAGAAAACTCAAAAGAGCCTTGAAAACGGATTTACAATATGGCTTACAGGCCCAAGTGGAGCAGGAAAGACCGTTTTAGCACACGCTTTGAAGAAGAAGCTTAAATCAATGGGCTATAGGGTGGAGATTCTGGATGGTGATGTGATAAGGAAGACCCTATATCCAGAGCTCGGTTTTTCCAAGGAAGCAAGGGAAATGCATAACAGAATAGTTATCCACATGGCCAAACTTTTGAGCAGGAATGGAGTGATAACTATAGTTTCTCTCATCTCCCCTTACAAAGCAGTTAGGGAGTATGCAAGGAAGGAGATAGGCAACTTCATTGAGGTTTATGTGTATGCACCGCTCGAAGTGAGGATTCAGAGGGATCCAAAGGGATTGTACAAGAAGGCCATGCGCGGTGAAATAAAGGGGTTGACGGGCTATGATGGAGTTTATGAAGAGCCGGAGAACCCAGAGGTTAGGGTGGATTCTTCAAAGATGACACCAGAGGAAGAAGTAGAGGCCGTATTAAAGAAGGCCAAAGAGCTCGGTTATCTCTGA